One stretch of Gemmatimonadota bacterium DNA includes these proteins:
- the fliF gene encoding flagellar basal-body MS-ring/collar protein FliF, whose product MSVFLQQLTRSLDRLGVGRRVQVGLAAALAVALVWGVYRWSTAPTWVPVLGALDLQTVPTVTGRLDEEGILYRMEKGGSEIHVASTDLARARIVLAEQGVVPSGRTGFEIFDQPSWGMTDFTQRINYKRALEGELERTIAEMAGVDGAKVHLSMGESSVFRRANEPAEASVVLTLRPGFDAGDGMVRGITYLVASSVDRLSSEHVTVLDAQGRMLSASTESDTGIGLTSRQLETQLAVERHLESKARRLLDPLVGPGNADVRVAATLNFDQVARTVQSVDPEAQVLLSEERAEVIPGEGATGAASQQSKTTFDGTRSVEQFTQGQGGVERLTVAVLVNAAMSTDEEGNVSFTDRTADELARIEALVRNAVGVDGTRGDAISVVSVPFSGVTPIVAPEPSGTGILDWIQMLQKPVLAVLALILAFILSLRALRTLRETPRAQPPVLVAGDGADRLPEPARAPLPASRRPQREELAARVVENPQAAARVVNSWLQGA is encoded by the coding sequence ATGAGCGTCTTCCTTCAGCAGCTCACCCGCAGTCTCGACCGCCTCGGCGTGGGACGTCGGGTCCAGGTGGGTCTGGCTGCCGCTCTGGCCGTGGCCCTGGTGTGGGGTGTCTACCGCTGGTCCACCGCGCCCACGTGGGTGCCCGTGCTGGGCGCGCTCGATCTGCAGACGGTCCCGACCGTCACCGGCCGTCTGGACGAAGAGGGCATCCTCTACCGGATGGAGAAGGGCGGAAGCGAGATCCACGTCGCCTCCACGGACCTGGCCCGCGCCCGCATCGTGCTCGCCGAGCAGGGCGTGGTGCCGTCCGGACGCACGGGCTTCGAGATCTTCGACCAGCCCTCGTGGGGGATGACGGACTTCACCCAGCGCATCAACTACAAGCGGGCGCTGGAGGGCGAGCTGGAGCGGACCATCGCGGAGATGGCCGGCGTCGACGGCGCCAAGGTCCATCTCTCCATGGGGGAGAGCTCCGTCTTCCGCCGTGCCAACGAGCCGGCCGAAGCGTCGGTGGTGCTCACGCTGCGTCCGGGCTTCGACGCCGGTGACGGCATGGTGCGCGGCATCACCTATCTCGTGGCGAGCAGCGTGGACCGTCTGAGCAGCGAGCACGTGACCGTGTTGGACGCACAGGGCCGCATGCTCTCGGCGTCCACCGAGTCGGACACCGGCATCGGGCTCACCTCCCGCCAGCTCGAGACGCAGCTCGCGGTCGAGCGTCACCTGGAGTCCAAGGCGCGCCGGCTGCTCGATCCGCTCGTGGGACCGGGCAACGCGGACGTCCGCGTGGCGGCCACGCTCAACTTCGATCAGGTCGCGCGCACCGTGCAGTCGGTGGATCCGGAAGCGCAGGTGTTGCTGTCCGAGGAACGCGCGGAGGTCATCCCGGGCGAAGGCGCGACGGGCGCCGCCTCCCAGCAGTCGAAGACCACGTTCGACGGGACCCGCAGCGTGGAGCAGTTCACGCAGGGGCAGGGCGGCGTGGAGCGTCTGACGGTGGCGGTGCTGGTCAACGCGGCCATGAGCACCGACGAGGAAGGCAACGTCAGCTTCACGGATCGCACGGCGGACGAGCTGGCGCGCATCGAAGCCCTCGTGCGCAACGCGGTCGGCGTGGACGGCACGCGGGGAGACGCCATCTCGGTCGTCTCCGTCCCGTTCAGCGGCGTCACACCGATCGTCGCGCCGGAGCCGAGCGGGACGGGCATCCTGGACTGGATCCAGATGCTGCAGAAGCCCGTGCTCGCGGTGCTGGCGCTGATCCTGGCCTTCATCCTGTCGTTGCGCGCGCTGCGCACCCTGCGGGAGACGCCGCGGGCGCAGCCGCCGGTGCTGGTCGCCGGGGACGGCGCGGACCGGCTCCCCGAGCCGGCGCGCGCGCCCTTGCCGGCCTCCCGCCGTCCGCAGCGCGAAGAGCTCGCGGCTCGCGTGGTCGAGAACCCGCAGGCCGCAGCACGTGTCGTGAACTCCTGGCTGCAGGGAGCCTAA
- a CDS encoding flagellar FliJ family protein produces MSRYRFPLETVRRLRAEQERASATELARAMTEASAADDAQRTLDELRRVGHEKLQEAGGDVARAQSVAVMLEQIGAHLDAASERSRTAWGAVQERYDAFVAALTDRKALDKLEERRREEWLLEHRRREQNALDDLSLQRRGRPEAGEAPDEDDPR; encoded by the coding sequence TTGAGCAGGTATCGCTTCCCTCTGGAGACCGTGCGTCGGCTACGCGCCGAGCAGGAGCGCGCATCCGCGACCGAGCTTGCCCGCGCCATGACCGAGGCGTCGGCGGCCGACGACGCCCAGCGCACCTTGGACGAGCTGCGCCGGGTCGGGCACGAGAAGCTCCAGGAAGCCGGGGGCGACGTGGCGCGGGCCCAGAGCGTGGCCGTCATGCTCGAGCAGATCGGCGCGCATCTGGACGCGGCGTCCGAGCGCAGCCGCACCGCCTGGGGCGCCGTGCAGGAACGCTACGACGCCTTCGTGGCGGCGCTCACCGACCGCAAGGCGCTCGACAAGCTGGAGGAGCGCCGACGCGAGGAGTGGCTGCTGGAGCACCGGCGTCGGGAGCAGAACGCGCTCGACGACCTGTCCCTGCAACGGCGGGGACGTCCGGAGGCCGGTGAGGCCCCCGACGAGGACGACCCCCGATGA
- a CDS encoding FliI/YscN family ATPase translates to MLDVEAMIERVADVPRYAVAGRTTRVVGLVIEATGLEDVALGELCRVTSLSDEHSVLAEVMGFHERGVLLMPLGNLGGIHPGSAVEPMGRSFGVDVGPGLLGRVLNGLGHPIDGKGDLGVTKRMSLLGEPPHPLEREIIDAPFETGVRAIDGMLTLGRGQRVGIFAGSGVGKSTLLGMIARQASSDVNVIALLGERGREVRDFLENALRPEGLARSVVIVATGDEAALVQARGALVATAIAEHFRDQGANVLLMLDSITRVATAWRQIGLAAGEPPTTKGYPPSVFAALPRLLERAGNGARGGITGVYTVLVEGDDLSDPVADATRSILDGHIVLSRQLADAGHFPAIDVLSSKSRVRDGIIDEGHRGAAVTMARVLAAHREKEDLISVGAYQRGSNPDVDAAIELQDDIRGFLWQRPDERTPAPVTIQRLGSIAGRAETQRRTR, encoded by the coding sequence ATGCTTGACGTCGAAGCCATGATCGAGCGCGTGGCCGACGTGCCGCGCTACGCGGTGGCCGGACGGACCACCCGCGTCGTCGGGTTGGTGATCGAAGCCACCGGCCTGGAGGACGTCGCCCTGGGCGAGCTGTGCCGGGTGACGTCCCTCTCGGACGAGCATTCCGTGCTCGCGGAGGTGATGGGCTTCCACGAGCGGGGCGTGTTGCTCATGCCGCTCGGCAACCTCGGTGGCATCCATCCCGGGAGCGCCGTCGAACCCATGGGCCGCTCGTTCGGAGTGGACGTCGGTCCCGGGCTGCTGGGACGCGTGCTGAACGGGCTCGGCCACCCGATCGACGGGAAGGGCGACCTGGGCGTCACGAAGCGCATGTCGCTGCTGGGCGAGCCGCCACACCCCCTGGAGCGCGAGATCATCGACGCGCCCTTCGAGACCGGCGTGCGTGCCATCGATGGCATGCTCACGCTCGGCCGGGGCCAGCGCGTCGGCATCTTCGCCGGAAGCGGTGTCGGCAAGAGCACCCTGCTGGGCATGATCGCCCGCCAGGCCTCCTCCGACGTGAACGTCATCGCGCTCCTGGGCGAGCGCGGCCGTGAAGTGCGCGACTTCCTGGAGAACGCGCTCCGGCCCGAAGGGCTGGCGCGTTCGGTGGTGATCGTGGCCACCGGCGACGAGGCCGCGCTGGTCCAGGCCCGTGGTGCCCTGGTGGCCACCGCCATCGCGGAGCACTTCCGGGATCAGGGCGCCAACGTGTTGCTCATGCTGGACTCGATCACCCGCGTCGCAACGGCGTGGCGCCAGATCGGTCTGGCGGCGGGTGAGCCCCCCACGACCAAGGGCTATCCGCCCTCGGTGTTCGCGGCCCTGCCGCGCCTGCTGGAGCGCGCAGGCAACGGCGCCCGCGGCGGCATCACCGGCGTCTACACCGTGCTGGTGGAGGGGGACGACCTGAGCGATCCCGTGGCGGACGCGACGCGCTCCATCCTCGATGGGCACATCGTGCTCAGCCGGCAGCTCGCCGACGCGGGGCACTTCCCCGCCATCGACGTGCTGAGCAGCAAGAGCCGCGTGCGCGACGGCATCATCGACGAAGGCCATCGCGGCGCGGCCGTGACCATGGCCCGCGTCCTGGCGGCGCATCGGGAGAAGGAGGACCTGATCTCGGTGGGCGCCTACCAGCGCGGCTCCAACCCGGACGTGGACGCGGCGATCGAGCTGCAGGACGACATCCGGGGCTTCCTGTGGCAGCGACCGGACGAGCGCACGCCCGCGCCGGTCACCATCCAGCGACTCGGCAGCATCGCCGGTCGCGCCGAAACGCAGCGGAGGACCCGTTGA
- the fliG gene encoding flagellar motor switch protein FliG, producing MAATLSHADLTGHQKIALICMSLGPDAAAEITRQLPPPALESVASEIARMGAVPPDVVDQVLAEWERMESANTSVSGGVDYARQVLERAFGARKAGQLLERVGPQSTERPRLTLFQDAEPAQISRMLASEHPQTAALVLSQLETNQTAEVLAALDIDESAEILHRMAAMQPVAPEILEVIAGALEAGSELYLAGAATNPAGPDSVAAVLNRLPGQKEALLAGLGERDPELLERVRNLMFVFEDLVNVDKRSLQTLLQNVETKDLALSLKVASEGVKGALQTVMSQRALSALNSEIEFLGPVRVSEVEEAQRRVIAVARQLEQNGELMLASGGDDALV from the coding sequence GTGGCGGCCACCCTCTCGCACGCGGATCTGACCGGGCATCAGAAGATCGCCCTGATCTGCATGTCGCTCGGCCCGGACGCCGCCGCCGAGATCACGCGGCAGCTGCCGCCGCCCGCGCTCGAGAGCGTGGCCTCGGAGATCGCCCGCATGGGCGCCGTTCCACCGGATGTGGTGGACCAGGTGCTGGCCGAGTGGGAGCGCATGGAGTCGGCGAACACCTCCGTGTCCGGCGGCGTCGACTACGCCCGCCAGGTGCTCGAGAGAGCGTTCGGCGCGCGCAAGGCCGGTCAGCTTCTGGAACGGGTGGGCCCGCAGTCCACCGAACGCCCCCGACTGACCCTCTTCCAGGATGCCGAGCCCGCGCAGATCTCCCGTATGCTCGCGAGCGAGCATCCACAGACCGCCGCGTTGGTCCTCTCTCAGCTCGAGACCAACCAGACGGCCGAGGTGCTGGCCGCGCTCGACATCGACGAGTCCGCCGAGATCCTGCACCGCATGGCCGCCATGCAACCCGTGGCACCCGAGATCCTCGAGGTGATCGCGGGCGCCCTCGAGGCGGGCTCGGAGCTCTACCTGGCCGGTGCGGCCACGAACCCGGCCGGGCCGGATTCGGTGGCTGCCGTGCTGAACCGTCTTCCCGGCCAGAAGGAAGCGCTGCTTGCCGGGTTGGGCGAGCGGGATCCCGAGCTGCTCGAGCGCGTGCGCAACCTGATGTTCGTCTTCGAGGACCTGGTCAACGTGGACAAGCGCTCGCTGCAGACGCTTCTCCAGAACGTCGAGACCAAGGACCTGGCGCTCTCGCTGAAGGTGGCGAGCGAGGGCGTGAAGGGGGCCCTCCAGACGGTGATGAGCCAACGCGCGCTGTCCGCCCTGAACTCGGAGATCGAGTTCCTCGGGCCGGTGCGCGTGAGCGAGGTCGAGGAAGCCCAACGCCGCGTGATCGCCGTGGCCCGTCAACTCGAGCAGAACGGCGAGCTGATGCTGGCCAGCGGTGGGGACGATGCCCTCGTATGA
- a CDS encoding PilZ domain-containing protein, whose translation MNAQPQTRSYYRVEYPLAERPHFLMSDRILQVLDCSEVGFRYDVSGYPPPKVGERIAGRIRFRRGRQFPVEGRIVRVREREVVVMLDEVRIPLATIYDEQRYLRSRYPMRF comes from the coding sequence ATGAACGCGCAGCCCCAGACCCGGTCCTACTACAGGGTCGAGTACCCGCTCGCCGAGCGGCCCCACTTCCTGATGTCCGACCGGATCCTCCAGGTCCTGGACTGCTCCGAGGTGGGCTTCCGCTACGACGTCTCCGGCTATCCGCCCCCGAAGGTGGGCGAGCGGATCGCTGGCCGGATCCGGTTCCGCCGCGGCCGTCAGTTCCCCGTGGAGGGACGGATCGTCCGGGTCCGGGAGCGCGAGGTCGTCGTGATGCTGGACGAGGTCCGCATCCCGCTCGCGACCATCTACGACGAGCAGCGCTACCTGCGGTCGCGCTACCCCATGCGCTTCTGA
- a CDS encoding sigma-54 dependent transcriptional regulator codes for MATILCVDDTPADLELAREALEEAGHEVLTAEHVPAALQVLEEHEPDLILSDYRLPKVSGLEFLNILLRKGLGIPLIMSTAYATVEDAVSSLKAGAIDYVTKPVRPEELRFAVAQALELTSLRRENAQLRGEISQLRVRREILGESAALRKVMETVQTVAPTRATVLIQGESGTGKELLARALHDLSERGGGPFVALNCAAIPETLVESSLFGHEKGAFTGATKRVPGAFERAHGGTLLLDEISEMQIELQAKLLRALQEQEFERVGGTSPIRVDTRVVATTNRDLAGEVRAGRFREDLYFRLAVVPIKVPALRERSGDVLLLAQQFARRAADQNGKELTGFSPEAVQLLNAHTWPGNVRELQHAVERAVILSRDPTLRPSDFDLTGAELRSVLPDREPASAAAPAAAPEGTVMLHSLDVREAEEALIEEALRRTRGNRTRASELLGINPRTLRNKLNRPDD; via the coding sequence ATGGCCACGATCCTCTGCGTCGACGACACACCCGCCGATCTCGAGTTGGCCCGCGAGGCCCTCGAGGAGGCCGGGCACGAGGTGCTCACGGCCGAGCACGTGCCGGCGGCGCTCCAGGTGCTCGAAGAGCACGAACCGGACCTGATCCTGTCGGACTACCGGCTGCCGAAGGTCTCGGGGCTCGAGTTCCTGAACATCCTGCTGCGGAAGGGGCTGGGGATCCCGCTGATCATGAGCACGGCCTATGCGACCGTGGAGGACGCGGTGTCCTCCCTGAAGGCCGGTGCCATCGACTATGTGACCAAGCCGGTCCGGCCCGAGGAGCTCCGCTTCGCGGTGGCCCAGGCGCTGGAGCTCACCAGCCTGCGCCGCGAGAACGCCCAGCTGCGGGGGGAGATCTCCCAGCTCCGGGTGCGGCGCGAGATCCTCGGGGAGTCGGCCGCCCTGCGGAAGGTCATGGAGACCGTCCAGACCGTGGCGCCCACGCGCGCCACCGTCCTGATCCAGGGCGAATCGGGGACGGGCAAGGAGCTGCTGGCCCGCGCGCTCCATGACCTGAGCGAGCGCGGGGGTGGGCCGTTCGTCGCGCTGAACTGCGCGGCCATCCCCGAGACCCTCGTGGAAAGCTCGCTCTTCGGCCACGAGAAGGGGGCGTTCACGGGCGCCACCAAGCGCGTGCCCGGGGCCTTCGAGCGCGCGCACGGCGGAACGCTGCTGCTCGACGAAATCTCCGAGATGCAGATCGAGCTGCAGGCGAAGCTGCTCCGGGCCCTGCAGGAGCAGGAGTTCGAGCGGGTGGGCGGAACCTCGCCGATCCGCGTGGACACCCGCGTGGTCGCGACCACCAACCGGGATCTGGCCGGCGAGGTGCGGGCCGGCCGCTTCCGCGAGGATCTCTACTTCCGCCTGGCGGTGGTGCCGATCAAGGTGCCGGCGCTGCGGGAACGGTCCGGGGACGTGCTGCTGCTGGCCCAGCAGTTCGCGCGGCGCGCGGCCGACCAGAACGGGAAGGAGCTGACCGGCTTCTCCCCGGAGGCCGTGCAGCTCCTCAACGCCCATACCTGGCCGGGCAACGTGCGCGAGCTGCAGCACGCGGTCGAGCGGGCCGTCATCCTGAGCCGCGATCCCACGCTGCGCCCGTCGGACTTCGACCTGACGGGCGCCGAGCTCCGGTCCGTCCTGCCGGATCGGGAGCCCGCATCGGCTGCAGCGCCTGCCGCGGCGCCCGAAGGGACCGTGATGCTGCACTCCCTGGACGTGCGTGAGGCGGAGGAGGCTCTGATCGAGGAGGCGTTGCGCCGCACCCGCGGCAACCGGACCCGCGCGTCCGAGCTCCTCGGGATCAACCCCCGAACCCTGCGCAACAAGCTGAACCGACCCGACGACTGA
- a CDS encoding flagellin, whose translation MRVTSHTQYLQARQTVVEASARLAETTQKASHGKRIRRPSDDPTGTAEALQTRSDRRVTAQTARNIDAGRRRLDAEEDVLAGITDALTRAKELGLSQIGATASPQTRLVAKGEVDELLNTVIGLGNTQQAGAFLFGGFYADQQPFDAAGNVSPTTPPVGEAQLDLGSGQRMATNHDGQSVFVDSGVLDALRNLSAALAANDDTQIANAVTDVDNAFDATQSLVADVGARWVRMDHTASALEDVDLNLEERLGAIEDADLAEVLVELSSRQVALQSALMATARASELTLTNYLR comes from the coding sequence GTGCGGGTCACGAGCCACACGCAGTATCTGCAAGCACGACAGACGGTTGTGGAGGCCAGCGCCCGGTTGGCCGAGACCACCCAGAAGGCGTCCCACGGGAAGCGCATCCGGCGTCCCTCGGACGATCCGACCGGGACGGCCGAGGCGCTCCAGACGCGCTCGGACCGCCGGGTCACGGCCCAGACCGCCCGGAACATCGATGCCGGCCGTCGGCGCCTGGATGCCGAAGAGGACGTGCTCGCGGGCATCACGGACGCGCTCACCCGGGCCAAGGAGCTGGGGCTGAGCCAGATCGGCGCCACGGCCTCGCCCCAGACCCGACTGGTGGCCAAGGGCGAGGTGGACGAGCTCCTCAACACCGTGATCGGGCTGGGCAACACCCAGCAGGCGGGTGCCTTCCTCTTCGGGGGCTTCTACGCCGACCAGCAGCCCTTCGACGCCGCCGGGAACGTGTCGCCCACGACCCCGCCGGTCGGCGAGGCCCAGCTCGACCTCGGGTCGGGCCAGCGGATGGCCACCAACCACGATGGGCAGTCGGTCTTCGTGGACTCGGGCGTCCTGGACGCCCTCCGGAACCTGTCCGCCGCCTTGGCCGCCAACGACGACACCCAGATCGCCAACGCGGTCACGGACGTCGACAACGCGTTCGACGCCACCCAGTCCCTGGTGGCCGACGTCGGCGCCCGGTGGGTGCGGATGGACCATACCGCGTCGGCGCTCGAGGACGTCGACCTCAACCTCGAGGAACGCCTCGGGGCGATCGAGGACGCCGACCTCGCCGAGGTCCTGGTCGAGCTCTCCTCCCGGCAGGTGGCGCTGCAGTCGGCCCTCATGGCCACCGCCCGCGCCTCCGAGCTGACCCTGACCAACTACCTGCGATGA
- a CDS encoding flagellin, translating to MPAINTNSAAMNTQRILGQHSRAFAQSVGRLSSGFRINRAGDDAAGLGIANRLSADVRGLKQAARNAEQGISMLQVAEGGTQQIQAMLERMKELASQAASANSGSRTVLNQEFDALRSEIGRITDSTAFQGNKLLNGSFGNAIDLGNSTLDANTALQTSSISAQGAAAGTYTVTKVDATTLQISDGTNSQNVTVASTGVQNVSFSQFGVSFSTGLGFDISGNNNSFSANNSLVVSAGTGGSFLVSSSGAYTSTDLVSVGQIDLGTGATGLNIATNDLTTQANAQTALTALDGAIDSVSSALADIGTAMNRIDFARTNAEVTIENYAAAEGVIRDADIAAETTNFAKLGIQQQAATAMLAQANAAPQLLLSLLG from the coding sequence ATGCCAGCAATCAACACCAATTCCGCCGCGATGAACACGCAGCGGATCCTGGGCCAGCACAGCCGTGCGTTCGCCCAGTCCGTCGGCCGACTCTCCTCCGGTTTCCGGATCAACCGCGCCGGTGACGACGCGGCCGGCCTCGGTATCGCCAACCGCCTCTCCGCCGACGTGCGTGGCCTCAAGCAGGCCGCCCGCAACGCCGAGCAGGGCATCTCGATGCTGCAGGTCGCCGAGGGTGGCACGCAGCAGATCCAGGCGATGCTCGAGCGTATGAAGGAGCTCGCCTCGCAGGCGGCCTCCGCCAACTCCGGCAGCCGCACCGTGCTGAACCAGGAGTTCGACGCGCTCCGTTCCGAGATCGGCCGTATCACCGACTCGACCGCCTTCCAGGGCAACAAGCTCCTGAACGGCTCGTTCGGTAACGCGATCGACCTCGGCAACTCGACGCTCGATGCGAACACCGCGCTGCAGACCTCGTCGATCAGCGCGCAGGGCGCGGCCGCCGGGACCTACACGGTCACGAAGGTGGACGCGACCACGCTGCAGATCAGCGATGGTACGAACTCGCAGAACGTGACGGTCGCCTCGACGGGCGTGCAGAACGTCTCGTTCTCGCAGTTCGGCGTGTCCTTCTCGACCGGCCTCGGGTTCGACATCAGCGGTAACAACAACTCGTTCTCGGCCAACAACAGCCTGGTGGTCTCGGCCGGTACCGGCGGGTCCTTCCTGGTGAGCTCGAGCGGCGCCTACACGAGCACCGACCTGGTGAGCGTGGGTCAGATCGACCTGGGCACCGGCGCGACCGGCCTCAACATCGCGACGAACGACCTGACCACGCAGGCCAACGCGCAGACCGCGCTGACCGCGCTGGACGGGGCCATCGACTCCGTGTCGTCCGCTCTGGCCGACATCGGTACCGCGATGAACCGGATCGACTTCGCGCGCACCAACGCCGAAGTGACGATCGAGAACTACGCGGCCGCCGAAGGCGTGATCCGCGACGCGGACATCGCCGCCGAGACGACGAACTTCGCGAAGCTCGGAATCCAGCAGCAGGCCGCGACCGCGATGCTCGCCCAGGCGAACGCCGCGCCGCAGCTCCTGCTGTCGCTGCTCGGCTAA
- a CDS encoding FliH/SctL family protein, with translation MPSYDDDQGGPVVNPTTWALEELDTLGFASTVEPVAESPEDRHRHEVEEAFERGRAEGLREGEARAQARLTSALQALETATTGLTAESLSWREALARNLHALAVAVARQIVQRELRTDPEQLEQIVSRALSHFQMEEAVTVRLNPADLSLLSTHAVEIQSTGASSGSLAGGREIRWRADANVERGGCVVEGAERLVDGRVDTALLRIYQGLGDA, from the coding sequence ATGCCCTCGTATGACGACGATCAGGGAGGCCCGGTCGTGAACCCGACCACCTGGGCGTTGGAGGAGCTCGACACGCTCGGCTTCGCGTCGACCGTGGAGCCCGTGGCCGAGTCCCCCGAGGACCGCCACCGCCACGAGGTGGAGGAGGCGTTCGAGCGTGGGCGGGCCGAAGGCCTGCGCGAAGGCGAAGCCCGGGCGCAGGCACGGCTGACCAGCGCGCTGCAGGCGCTGGAGACCGCGACGACCGGCCTCACCGCCGAGTCGCTGAGCTGGCGTGAAGCGCTCGCGCGCAACCTGCATGCGCTGGCGGTTGCCGTGGCGCGACAGATCGTGCAGCGCGAGCTGCGCACCGATCCCGAGCAGCTCGAGCAGATCGTCTCGCGCGCCCTTTCGCACTTCCAGATGGAGGAAGCGGTGACGGTGCGCCTGAATCCGGCGGACCTGTCCCTGCTGTCCACGCATGCGGTGGAGATCCAGAGCACGGGCGCTTCATCGGGGAGTCTGGCGGGCGGACGCGAGATCCGCTGGCGCGCGGACGCCAACGTGGAGCGCGGCGGCTGCGTGGTCGAGGGCGCCGAGCGGCTCGTGGATGGGCGCGTCGACACCGCGCTCCTGCGCATCTACCAGGGGCTGGGCGATGCTTGA
- the flgC gene encoding flagellar basal body rod protein FlgC, which produces MEIFGGFDPADASRRFFRPLRVAASGLTAQRVRMETIAENIANAEATRTAGGGAYQRQVARLEARPRPDTGPLTLASLDVPPLPFQEGEPGGVDVTAVEADPTEGPLVYDPGHPDADANGYVRYPNVELSQETVDLMLSRRAYEANATVFQVLKSVLHRALSI; this is translated from the coding sequence ATGGAGATCTTCGGCGGGTTCGACCCGGCGGACGCATCGCGCCGCTTCTTCCGTCCGCTGCGTGTCGCGGCCAGCGGGCTGACGGCCCAGCGCGTCCGCATGGAGACCATCGCGGAGAACATCGCCAACGCGGAGGCCACCCGGACCGCGGGCGGCGGCGCCTACCAGCGCCAGGTGGCGCGCCTCGAGGCGCGGCCCCGGCCCGACACCGGCCCGCTCACCCTCGCGTCGCTGGACGTCCCGCCGCTGCCCTTCCAGGAAGGGGAGCCCGGCGGGGTCGACGTCACGGCGGTGGAGGCCGACCCGACCGAAGGGCCGCTGGTCTACGACCCCGGCCATCCCGACGCGGACGCGAACGGCTACGTGCGCTACCCGAACGTCGAGCTCAGCCAGGAGACGGTGGACCTGATGCTCTCGCGACGCGCCTACGAGGCCAACGCGACGGTCTTCCAGGTCCTCAAGTCCGTCCTGCACCGCGCGCTGTCGATCTAG
- the fliE gene encoding flagellar hook-basal body complex protein FliE — protein MATPIRGLDPTAVGLRAGAAVDPTRGDPSSSSFADIFQKALGEIGDAQSSARDAMSAFVRGEDVELHDVMAAAEEAGIALELLIEVRNKLVEAYRTLANMQG, from the coding sequence ATGGCGACTCCCATCCGCGGTCTCGACCCCACGGCCGTCGGCCTGCGCGCAGGCGCGGCGGTCGACCCGACCCGGGGTGACCCGTCCTCCTCGTCCTTCGCGGACATCTTCCAGAAGGCGCTCGGCGAGATCGGGGACGCCCAGTCCTCCGCCCGCGACGCCATGAGCGCGTTCGTGCGCGGGGAGGATGTCGAGCTGCACGACGTGATGGCCGCGGCGGAAGAGGCCGGCATCGCGTTGGAGCTGCTGATCGAGGTACGCAACAAGCTCGTTGAAGCGTACCGCACCCTCGCCAACATGCAGGGCTGA